One part of the Ursus arctos isolate Adak ecotype North America unplaced genomic scaffold, UrsArc2.0 scaffold_14, whole genome shotgun sequence genome encodes these proteins:
- the LOC125283773 gene encoding olfactory receptor-like protein OLF4, producing MQSGNDTKMSEFILHGLSEDPELQSLIFGLFLSMYLITVFGNLLLILIVVSDSHLHTPMYFFLTNLSFADICFTSTTVPKMLWNIQTQRKVITYVGCITQMYFHLLFAGWDNFLLAVMAYDRFVAICHPLQYMVIMNPRLCGLLVLMSWITSVSHSLLQTLMVLRLSFCTHFQIPHFFCELNQMIQLACSDTFLNNVVMYFAAMLLAGGPLSGILYSYSKIVSSILRISSAQGKYKAFSTCASHLSVVSLFFCTSLGVYLSSAATQSSHASAVASVMYTVVSPMLNPFIYSLRNRDIKGALKRIIGVPVM from the coding sequence ATGCAATCAGGCAATGATACAAAGATGTCAGAATTCATTCTTCATGGCTTATCAGAGGACCCAGAACTGCAGTCCCTCATATTTGGGCtgttcctctccatgtacctgatcactgtgtttggaaacctgctcctcaTCCTGATTGTTGTCTCTGACTCCcatctccacacccccatgtacttcttcctgacCAACCTGTCCTTTGCTGACATCTGTTTCACTtccaccaccgtccccaagatgctgtggaacatccagactcagcGCAAAGTCATAACCTACGTTGGCTGCATCACACAGATGTACTTTCACCTACTCTTTGCAGGCTGGGATAACTTTCTCctggctgtgatggcctatgaccggtttgtggccatctgtcaccccctacAGTACATGGTCATCATGAATCCCCGGCTCTGTGGACTACTGGTTCTGATGTCCTGGATCACGAGTGTTTCTCATTCCTTGTTACAGACTTTAATGGTGTTgcggctgtccttctgtacaCACTTCCAAATCCCccattttttctgtgaactcaatcagatgatccaacttgcctgttctgatACCTTCCTTAATAACGTGGTGATGTATTTTGCAGCTATGCTGCTGGCTGGTGGTCCTCTCTCTGGGATCCTTTACTCTTATTCTAAAATTGTTTCCTCCATTCTTAGAATCTcctcagctcagggcaagtacaaagcattttccacctgtgcatctcacctctctgttgtctccttatttttttgtaccagcctaggagtgtaccttagctctgctgctacccagagctcccacgcaagtgcagtggcctcggtgatgtacacggtggtctcacccatgctgaaccccttcatctacagcctgaggaacagagacataaaggggGCTCTGAAAAGAATCATCGGGGTTCCAGTGATGTGA